In the genome of Thermococcus stetteri, the window TAGCCTACATCAGCATCGGCGAAGCTGAGGACTACCGCTTCTACTGGAATGAGAGCTGGAAGACGAAGCCACCAGACTGGCTCGGCCCGGAGAACCCCGACTGGCCAGGGGATTACGCCGTTAAGTACTGGGACGAGAACTGGAAGCGAATCGTCTTTGAGTACCTCGACAAAATCATCGCGCAGGGTTTTTCCGGGGTTTATCTCGACAAGGTCGATGAGTACCGGTTCTGGGCCGAGAACGGCTACAACGAGAGCTGGGCTGCAAAGCAGATGGTTGAGTTCATACTCCAGATAGCCAACTACACCCGCTCCAAAGCTGGTAAGGGTTTCATCATAATCCCCCAGAACGGAGAGTGGCTCCTCAACTACGACAACGGGAGCCTTTTGAGGGCCGTCTCCGGCTGGGCGAGTGAGGATGTCTTCTACGACGGCCTCAAACCGAGCCCTTGGACGGACGAGAAGGTTATCTTCTTGGACTCAGTTGCCAAAGCCGGAAAGGTTGTCCTCGTGGTGGACTACGTTGACAACAGAACAAGGGGCGAGGAAGACCTCGCCAGAATCCTCGATTTTATAGAGAAGGCCCGGGAGAGGGGATACTTACCCTACGCGGCCTTCGAGGATAGGAAACTCGATAGACTCGATGTGATTCCGGGGATTCAGCCTCCCACGTAAGCCCAAGCAAACGCCATGATCAAAAGCGTCCCGGCCCTCGTTATCTCCGCTGATGCACCCAAGCAGTCCCCGTTGATACCTCCAAAGTTCTCAATGCTGAGCTTGATCACGTAGGCCCCAATGAAGAGTCCAGGGATTCCAGCTAAAGTTTTCGGCTCGAAGATGACAAAGGGAATGTAAAGCAGAACATAGAAGAGAGTTCCAAAAGCCAGCTGCTTCCCGCTCATCCCCTCCATGAAGTAAGCCCCCAATCCATCGCCGAGGGGCCTTCCCGTCGCCAGCGCGAGGAGCATGGCCATCTTGGAGTTCAGCTCCGCCAGAAAGAGCGCGTAGAACGGGAGGAGCTGGAGGGAGTAGACCTGGAGGATGAGAACCATAACGACCGCAAAAAGTCCCGCTATTCCAGTGTTCACGTCCTTCATAGCATGAATTTTTCTTTCTCTGTCGCCCTTGACCATTATTCCGTCCGCCCAGTCCGCTAAACCGTCAAGGTGGAGAAGGCCAATCGTAAAGTAGAGGGCCAGAACGGCCAGAACGTTGGAGAGGGGGAGCTTGAGATAGAAGATGAGGGTCGGAAGGGCGGAGCTAACCAGCGCCACAATTGGGAACGCCCAGAGCTCTTCTCTCGCCCTCTCGAAGTCCCCCTTCGCCGGAACCCGCGTCAGGAACGGAAGGACGTTTCTCATAGCAACCACCGGAACGCTTTAAAACGCCGAAACCGATCATCGCCTATGGAGCGGAAGACCCTTTACCGCCTCCTGCTTCCCGTCGTGCTTGTCCTTGCGGTCATCTACACGCTCGGCCTCATCGGAGTGGTCCCCTTCAGGGTCAGCTACTACATCACGATATTCTTCATACTCCTCTTCATCTTCCTGCGCTGGGAGGAGCGGCTCGGAAAATAGCGCCGTCATGCATCCGGCTATGAATCCTCCGACTGCGTCGTCGAGGAACGGCGGAAGCTCCTTCAAAATTCCCGGCTTCCTCGTGTCGTAGTAGAAGAAGTTGAAGAGCGCCATCTTTCCACCTATGTACTCCGCTATGTTTATCCCGATGAGCTCATCGGCCACGAGGTTAACGGGGTCGCCTTCAACTTTGAAGCCCTCCTCAAGAAGTACCGCGGCCATGAGGAGTGCCTGGACGTTGACATCGTTGAGATAGCGAAGCATGAGTCCCCTCAGCCTCTCGCGGATTTTTCCTGCTTTTTCCCCTATGTAGAGCTCCATGGCTGCGTCAAGCATCTCTTCGAGGGTTATTCCCTTCGATTCGAGCTTTTGGAGGAGTTTATGAGTGTTCATTCTCTCACCAGCCCGAACCTGGCCCACCAGTATCTCTCGCTCTCCTCAGGGGACTTCACCTCGAGCTCAAACTCCCCACCGAGGAGGGGAGAGGCAAGAACGACCGTGTGGAACTCGCCGGCCTCTCCAAGGGGGTCAATTCCGGGGTTCGCTTCGAGGAACCTCTCCAGGTCCCCAACCGAGCGGAAAGTGTATCCAAGCCACCTCCTCCCGAGCTTTTCCCGGTTCACAGCAATTATGACCCACTTAAACCCTTCCTTGAGCATCTCCTCGGCAAGCCCTTTGCTTTCCCTCCCCCAGAGGGGTTCGAGCGGTTTTACGCCCGCTTTCTCAGCAAGGGAGTTCACCCACTTCAGGTGCTCCTCAAGGAAAACGTCGCCCGCTATGAGGTAATCAACGCCGAGGGACCCGATGAACTCCGCTAAGGCCTCACTTCCCTCCCCCATATCGAAGGTGAGGAGGGCTTTCCCCATGTCCTCAGCCAGCGTTTTCAACGCTTCAAGGTTCTCCCAGTGGGGGGAGAGGCCTATCGTGGTTTTGAGCGTTAGAAGGTAAGGAACTTCAATCCCCCTCTTTTCTGCCAGGTAGAGGGCATAAAGCCCGTCCTTGCCGCCCGAGAAGAAAGCGACTCCCCTCAAAGCCTTCCCTCCATTCTGGCCCTCTCATACTCCTCGCGTATCTTTTGAAGCTCCTTTTCGTCCACGTAGGGAATAACTGCCCCGCAGTCGAGGCAGAGCCACGGATATGCGTGGGTGGGGCCCTTTATGGCCTCTCTGAGACCATGCTTCCAGGGTGCCTCCCAGAAGTACCGGGCGTATCCTGCCTGATAGTTCTTGCCCTTTACCATAGTTCCACCACAAAGGGGGCACTTTTTCGTCTCCATACCACCACCAAAGCTATAAACCCCATGGAGTTTTTATCCATTATGCTCCTTGGACTCGAAGAACTCAAGAGAACCGCGGGGGTTTATCTAAATCCGAAGAACCTGAGGGTTATGCCGCTCTACATCAGAAACTGGCGGGACTTCCTGGCCCTCGACGAGAAGACCTACGGGGTCTATGCGAGGACTATTTACAACCCTTCCCAGAGGTTCCTCGTGGTCTCAGATGATGACAGGCAGAAGGCTAGAAAACTCGGGGAGCTCTATCGCAAACTCCTGGAGAACCCATCCCACTTCTGCGGCGAAGAGAACTACCGCTACCAGCTGAAGGTCGGGGAATTCGATGGCCTGCCATTTGCCAACGGCTGGCCCGGGTTTGGGGTGGTGCTCGTAGGTGAAGCACCTGGAAGGGGGGGGGCTGCGGAAAGACCGGGGTCTGTTTTTACCGGGACGCCTCGGGGATGCTCCTCAGAAAGGTCCTCTTCTCCCTTGGAATCAATCCCGACTTCGTTTACATAACAAACGCCGTCAAGTGCAATCCTCCAGAAAACAGGCTCAGGGGCGTCCCCGAAGGTGCCCTGGAGCTACTGGCTGAAGAACTGGAAGTTCTAAAGCCGAAAGCGATTTTTGCCATAGGTAAAACTGCTGAGAGGGCCTTAACTGAACTCGGCTTTGATGCAGTCTACTTCCATCACCCTGCCTGGTACGTGAGGAGGGGAGTGAGGGAACCTGATAGGGAGATTCTTGAGGAGTACCTGGTTATTCTGGACTCGGTAAAGTCCTTTAAAGCGGGTTACACTTATAACCCCCGAGGCAGATTGTCCCACCAATGAACCCTGTAAGGCAGCTGCTCTGGTGGCTCATTGCGGGAAGTGAAGGGGGTTTCAACAGGGCGAGGATAATAGCGGCCCTTAGGGAGAGGCCGTACAACGCGAGGCAGCTCGCCAGAAGACTCGGCCTGAACTACACCACCGTCCGCTACCACCTTGAGGTTCTCCAGAAGAACGGACTGATAACATCAACGGAGAACCGCTACGGGAGGATGTACTTCCTTTCGCCCGTTCTCTTGGAGAACTACGGAGAGTTTGAGGAGATATGGGCTAAAGTCAGAGAAGATGCCCGGGAGGGGGAGAAATGAAAAAAGCTGTGGTGGTTATCATTATCGCTGCCGGCATTTTGGGGGCGCTCATTGGATACAGGTACGTTGGGCCCCCCGGCCCCGGTGAGGTGCAAAGGGTAATTCACAGCAGGAGCGTTGTCGATCCCTCCACCGCCAAGCTCTACACGACCATCAAAGCCGGATTGACGTCACTTAGCGCCGCCATGAGCATCGTGCTCCTCTGGATATACGGAAACCTCTACAGGAAGCTCCGCTCGGAGTTCACGCTCGGGCTGATTGTAGCCACCTCTGCCCTGCTCGTGTACGCGGTGACGGCCAACCCCATCTTCCACACGCTGATAGGGCACAGGGCAATAGGCCCCGGGCCCGTTCTCGTGATTCCCGACTTCTTCATTACCCTCGCCCTGGCGGTGCTCCTCTACCTGGCCCTGAAATAGGCCCTCCAATCCTCGGGGCAGGCCTCCCAGAGAGTGCGAAGCCAAAGAAAGCCTGAAGCGACGAGATGTCAATTAACAATACGAGGGCGAGCAGCGCGTAGCCTATAACCCAGCCTTTCCTTTCTTCCACCAGCTTTCCGATTGCCACCCCCGCCAAAGCGGCCAGTGCCGGTGCCATCGGGAGGTAGAAGCGCGTCATAAATATGTAAAGGCCAGTTCTCAACCACTCGTACTGGAAGTAGAGGCCAAAATATGCCAGAAACCAGAGGAGCAGAAGGAGCGTTGCCCTGTTCTTCCGCCCGATGTATACCCCCACCGGGAGGAGCACAAGCGATGGAAAGCCCTCAAGGAGGAGCTTTGGATGGGTTAACAGGTTTCTCCAGAGGAGCCCGAGACCTTCCTCCAGTCTTCCCGCCAGGATGTACTGAAAAGCGAAGTTCGTGTAGCCTATCGTCTTTGAGTAGCCGACCGAGAAGGGCGAACCAAAGACCGAATTGTTGTAGGCCATCAGGAGCAGGAACATGGGAATCGACGCCCCCAGGACGATTCCGGAGTAGCGAAGTGCCTTTCTTCCCCCTTTCCTGGTTAGCCAGAGGGAATAAACGAGGAGTGCTGCGTAAGCTACTGCGTTGGTATACCTTACCAGCACCGAAAAGCCAAGCGATAGACCTGAGAGAACGCCCCTCTTCCAGTCATCCCCTTCAAGGCCCAGGTAGAAGAATGCAAGGCCGAGGAGCACGAAGACCATGCTCACGAAGTCGGACATGTAAACCCTGTAGAACATCGCCAGAAAGGTCGCGTTCGAGAGGAGGATTAGGGAGGAGATTAGGGCGGCCTTGGGGTCGAAAGCCCTCGCCACCATCCTGTAGAAGACAGGAATGGCAAGGAGTCCAAAGATGAAGTTTACGAACCTCTCGATGCCCAGCTTGTGGAAGAAGGCGAGGATGAAAGGATAGCCCGGGGCCTTTTCGAGGGCGTAGCCCATGCCAACGTTAACGTACTGGATTGAACGGAAGCCGCCAACCGCGAGGCCTTTTTCCGCGACCTCCCTTTGAAGCTCCACAAGCTCGGAACGCGTTACTACGAGCTTTCCTTCCGCAAAGGCTCTCATGGCGGCGTAGTACGTGGCATCGTCCGGCTCGATGAACCTGACCGGAAGGGTCAGCAGAAGGGAGAAAACCACTAAAGCGGCCACAAAAACCATCGCCAAGAGTTCTCTTCTCATCCCTTATCACCCTAGTTCCCATCGGGTCGTTAGATTTATACATTTTCACATCAAAAAGGTTAACCAGACAGAAAATCCTCCGGGTACCAGTGGACCGTAAAGATCGCATTGCGGAAGGTTCCATCTGGAGAGGTTTTTCCAAAGGGATTTACATAGGCCCAGACGACCTTTCCATCTGGTGCGACCTCTTCAAACCTCCCAAGAGGACCGTAGCAGATTAGCGTATTGCCGCTCGGAAGCCTCTCCGCTCCGGAAATCCTGTCCGCGTAGTATTGAGAGCGATAGTTCCATATGACTTCCGCATCCTGCGTTGGAGATTTTCCAAAGGCGTCTTCCGGAACATCTACCTCCAAAACGCTTGAAAATCTGCCGTCAGGTCTTCCCTGGCCGTTGTTGAAAATTAGGATGTTCCCTTCTCCAGGATAGCCTTCGGGTATCCACTGGGCCGCATGCGGGCCAAATAAAACGGTATCTCCATCTTCGCCGTAGGCTTTTGGATTCCCCCATCTGTAAAGCAAGTCGCCTCCCTTTCCGTATTTCCCACCTTCATGCGATGCAGCCTCTTCTGTTGTTGTGCTGTGGTCTATAACCCATATCTCGTTGAAGTTGTGGACAGTAAGGAGTATCAGGTCGAGCTCGGGGTTGTAGTCAACCGAGTTTATGTGGAGCCAGTCCGGATCCTTTGGATTTCCCACCTTGTAGTTGAGGTTTATCCTTTCAGGGTGCTCCTCAACGTCTCCATAGTTCGGCTTTGACGGGTCGTATTCCTGTATCAGGTGGTCCCAAGCACACCACTTCCAGACTATCTCTCCCCCTTCTTTACCCTCCGGCTTCACCTCAATTATGCATTCAGACCATATTCCCTCTTCAGGCACGAGCTCAGGGTTCATTCCGTTTTCTATTGCCTCGGCCCTTGACTTCTTATCCCAGACTATCATCAGGATGTTCCCGTTGGGCAGTGGCTCAATATCGTGGTGGGTGCAGTAGTTCTCAGAGCAGTAGCGGAACTCCCACAGAAGGTTGCCCTCCCAGTTGAACTCCTGAACGACTCCCCCGGCACC includes:
- a CDS encoding MJ1477/TM1410 family putative glycoside hydrolase produces the protein MPKTTSSPALPISHTSSPAPSNSTSPKIAQQNVTSTTQETPKQENLSQLQHNGTLNLSLVRSWAYWLQNASPEIIAKSGFDLIVMDYSRDGGDETAYTREEIEMIKRAGVIPIAYISIGEAEDYRFYWNESWKTKPPDWLGPENPDWPGDYAVKYWDENWKRIVFEYLDKIIAQGFSGVYLDKVDEYRFWAENGYNESWAAKQMVEFILQIANYTRSKAGKGFIIIPQNGEWLLNYDNGSLLRAVSGWASEDVFYDGLKPSPWTDEKVIFLDSVAKAGKVVLVVDYVDNRTRGEEDLARILDFIEKARERGYLPYAAFEDRKLDRLDVIPGIQPPT
- the cobS gene encoding adenosylcobinamide-GDP ribazoletransferase; translated protein: MRNVLPFLTRVPAKGDFERAREELWAFPIVALVSSALPTLIFYLKLPLSNVLAVLALYFTIGLLHLDGLADWADGIMVKGDRERKIHAMKDVNTGIAGLFAVVMVLILQVYSLQLLPFYALFLAELNSKMAMLLALATGRPLGDGLGAYFMEGMSGKQLAFGTLFYVLLYIPFVIFEPKTLAGIPGLFIGAYVIKLSIENFGGINGDCLGASAEITRAGTLLIMAFAWAYVGG
- a CDS encoding PAB0415 family putative ATP pyrophosphatase, with the protein product MRGVAFFSGGKDGLYALYLAEKRGIEVPYLLTLKTTIGLSPHWENLEALKTLAEDMGKALLTFDMGEGSEALAEFIGSLGVDYLIAGDVFLEEHLKWVNSLAEKAGVKPLEPLWGRESKGLAEEMLKEGFKWVIIAVNREKLGRRWLGYTFRSVGDLERFLEANPGIDPLGEAGEFHTVVLASPLLGGEFELEVKSPEESERYWWARFGLVRE
- a CDS encoding uracil-DNA glycosylase family protein, encoding MLLRKVLFSLGINPDFVYITNAVKCNPPENRLRGVPEGALELLAEELEVLKPKAIFAIGKTAERALTELGFDAVYFHHPAWYVRRGVREPDREILEEYLVILDSVKSFKAGYTYNPRGRLSHQ
- a CDS encoding ArsR/SmtB family transcription factor, encoding MNPVRQLLWWLIAGSEGGFNRARIIAALRERPYNARQLARRLGLNYTTVRYHLEVLQKNGLITSTENRYGRMYFLSPVLLENYGEFEEIWAKVREDAREGEK
- a CDS encoding glycosyltransferase family 39 protein, which translates into the protein MRRELLAMVFVAALVVFSLLLTLPVRFIEPDDATYYAAMRAFAEGKLVVTRSELVELQREVAEKGLAVGGFRSIQYVNVGMGYALEKAPGYPFILAFFHKLGIERFVNFIFGLLAIPVFYRMVARAFDPKAALISSLILLSNATFLAMFYRVYMSDFVSMVFVLLGLAFFYLGLEGDDWKRGVLSGLSLGFSVLVRYTNAVAYAALLVYSLWLTRKGGRKALRYSGIVLGASIPMFLLLMAYNNSVFGSPFSVGYSKTIGYTNFAFQYILAGRLEEGLGLLWRNLLTHPKLLLEGFPSLVLLPVGVYIGRKNRATLLLLLWFLAYFGLYFQYEWLRTGLYIFMTRFYLPMAPALAALAGVAIGKLVEERKGWVIGYALLALVLLIDISSLQAFFGFALSGRPAPRIGGPISGPGRGAPPGRG